Proteins found in one Lycium ferocissimum isolate CSIRO_LF1 chromosome 6, AGI_CSIRO_Lferr_CH_V1, whole genome shotgun sequence genomic segment:
- the LOC132060033 gene encoding zeatin O-glucosyltransferase-like — protein sequence MDNSNENLQNLTKQQDNEVAIVMVPFPAQSHLNQLLQLACIFSSLYNLPVYYVASATHNLQARVRANALNPADIAKIHFHDLPTPDFASPAPDPNASSKFPAQLLPSYNASMLLREPVALFLKDISSKSRRVVVIHDVLMSYNVQDVSSLHNAESYIFNCVSVFFMHCCFICIPKGIPIPLDEDLLKKLPSLEADAPEEINKLVTFQLQYKDIRAGDLYNSNKVLEGSSLDLMAQFANTQNKKQWAIGPILPTKLDHVSDKRNKCLDWLDNQPLRSVLYVSFGSSTTFSDEEIKELAMGLERSKQKFVWVLRDADRGDIFTGEARRFELPEGFEERVKGVGLVVRKWAPQLEILAHSSTGGFMSHCGWNSCIESITMGVPMAAWSMHSEQPINAFFVTEILKIGLIVREWEKREELVSASTIENVVGKLMASEEGDETRKRSEELGKAVRESTEKGGASQLELDSFIAHITR from the coding sequence ATGGATAACAGCAATGAGAATCTTCAGAACTTGACCAAACAACAAGATAATGAAGTAGCTATAGTCATGGTTCCATTTCCAGCTCAAAGCCATCTCAATCAACTTCTTCAACTTGCCTGCATATTCTCCTCATTATATAATCTTCCTGTCTACTATGTTGCCTCAGCTACTCATAATCTTCAAGCTCGGGTTCGAGCCAACGCCTTAAATCCAGCAGACATAGCCAAAATCCACTTCCATGATCTCCCAACACCTGATTTTGCCTCCCCTGCACCTGACCCCAACGCCTCGAGTAAATTCCCAGCCCAACTCCTGCCATCTTATAATGCTTCCATGCTTCTTCGCGAGCCCGTTGCTTTGTTCCTTAAAGACATTTCGTCTAAATCAAGACGAGTTGTTGTCATTCATGATGTTTTAATGTCCTATAATGTTCAGGATGTTAGTTCCTTGCATAATGCTGAATCCTATATATTTAACTGTGTTTCTGTTTTCTTTATGCATTGTTGTTTCATATGCATACCTAAGGGAATACCTATTCCACTTGATGAAGATTTACTTAAAAAGTTACCTTCACTTGAAGCTGATGCACCAGAAGAGATCAACAAGTTAGTAACTTTTCAACTTCAATATAAGGATATCAGAGCTGGTGATttgtacaattcaaataaaGTACTTGAAGGTAGTTCTCTTGATTTGATGGCACAATTTGCTAATACACAAAACAAGAAGCAATGGGCAATCGGACCAATTCTACCTACTAAACTAGATCATGTATCAGATAAGAGAAACaaatgtttggattggcttGACAACCAACCTCTGAGATCTGTTCTTTATGTATCTTTTGGCTCGTCAACTACATTTTCTGATGAAGAGATCAAGGAGCTAGCGATGGGACTAGAGCGAAGCAAACAGAAGTTCGTATGGGTGTTGAGAGATGCCGATAGAGGAGATATCTTTACTGGGGAAGCTAGAAGATTTGAGTTGCCAGAAGGGTTTGAAGAAAGAGTAAAGGGGGTCGGGTTAGTGGTAAGAAAATGGGCGCCACAACTAGAAATATTGGCTCATTCGTCCACGGGTGGGTTTATGAGTCATTGTGGATGGAATTCTTGCATAGAAAGTATCACTATGGGAGTGCCTATGGCTGCTTGGTCTATGCACTCTGAACAACCAATTAATGCTTTCTTTGTGACGGAAATCTTGAAAATAGGCCTGATTGTGAGGGAGTGGGAGAAACGCGAGGAGTTGGTAAGTGCATCTACCATTGAGAATGTTGTGGGGAAGTTAATGGCATCAGAAGAAGGCGATGAGACCAGGAAAAGATCAGAAGAATTGGGTAAAGCAGTAAGGGAGTCCACAGAGAAAGGGGGTGCTTCTCAACTGGAGTTAGATTCTTTCATTGCCCATATCACAAGATAG